From the genome of Glycine soja cultivar W05 chromosome 14, ASM419377v2, whole genome shotgun sequence:
gtaattatataagagcaaaaaaatataattgatgatGGTTAATAGACATGACGACAGAGTAGAACCAAATGGATGTTTCATTTCCCATCCCTCACTCCTATTTTCATCCTATATATTTGTTGGGAATCAAATTGTCTTGTTTCCATCTCTATCCACTAAAAATGGTTACTATTTTAAGactacatttataatttttttatctagtttaaaattaaaattaattttagatatcattaaattgaataagtcataaaaatataatgattcataatataaacataacccattacaataaaaattatattgtctaatttcaaaattaaaactaattttgaatGTTATTAAGCTGAATAAGACATGCATTTGTGTGAAATActcagaactttatcattcatTGCTCTTAATGATATTTATGATTTCTACCATTAActagtttataataaaaatatatttaataaattaatactacACATAAAgtcaattttatataaaatattaattatatttaaattaattttaatataaaaatatgaatcttataataataataataatgttttttttcctgaTAAAATGGTaaagcttttttttatcaaaatatgaaCAAGTATAAatataagaggaaaaaatattaaaaataatcaaaaaggaagagaaaaaaaagttagaacgaaagaaaagaaaaattaaaatagaggagaaagaaaattaaaaacaaagaagTTTTAGAGGgaactttgtttttttatgaaaaagtgACATATGGGTCCGACCGAACCTTCATTTAACAGAAGTAATAATAGAAGTCAAAAAACGTGTCCATGTCGAATTTGGTAATATCATTGACACCTTTTCACGCGCATTCTTTCCCTATCCTTGTTGCTAAGGAACCAACCAGCAAGCCAAGAAGAACCCTTTCTGATTTCAGTATCCTTTGACGGTTTTTCAGCTAAATATCGCACCGGATTAAAactgaataattttattttaatgatacaAAGGTTAATGTAAATGATCATACATTTCGCAAAATGAACGATAAATTCAATAGATCAGATTGAATCAAAGGAGCAATCTGAGCCGGTTGCACCTCAATCCAcatagttattaatcaatacGAAACAAAACCAAAGATGATGGAAATTATCGCCGCCAGTGCATATACAACAAACAAGtggcaaaaacttgaaaagtaaTATTGATTAAATCCACAAGAGAATTGGCCAAAGTGAAtctaattattcaaatatttccGTTTAGGCACACTACAAATGGTAAGAAGCTGTTGCTGTTGATATATCTATCTTCTATACAAAACATAACAAACTGGAAAATAACACTAAAACCCTAAGAAACAAGAAATGTATTGCAAAACGAAAAGGCGACAACTAtgctattatcattattataagCCTAAGCACGTTCTCCACGGATGCGGCGTGCGAGTTGAATGTCCTTGGGCATGATGGTCACTCTCTTGGCGTGGATCGCACAAAGGTTGGTGTCTTCAAACAAACCCACCAAGTAAGCCTCCGCAGCTTCCTGAAGCGCAAGAACCGCGTGACTCTGGAACCTCAAATCAGTCtgcacaaaaaacaaaaacttaattataataattaaaaaaaggtaTGGGTCAAAAACTAGGGTTTTGAACATGGTTTTAACTGTTCACGACCTGGAATCATATCGGTCACATTGGCAACGATATCAACAAAAAATGTCAGTGATTTGCTGCAATATCAACGGTCTCAATGAAACCACAACAGGACCGCAACcaatatttaaaaccttggttTTGAATTTAGAACATACCTTGAAGTCTTGCGCGATTTCACGAACAAGACGCTGAAAGGGGAGCTTGCGGATCAGAAGCTCTGTGCTCTTTTGGTATTTTCGGATCTCACTGAAAccacgaaaaaaaaaacaataattcgCGAAAATTCAAAACgcgaaggagaagaaaaaacaaaacaattactGAAAGGAGCAAATTACCGAAGAGCAACAGTTCCAGGACGATAGCGATGAGGCTTCTTGACTCCACCGGTGGTAGGTGCAGATTTTCTTGCAGCCTACACAGAAATCACAGTTTATTAAAATTACTAATCTCCAAAATCACATAATTACGTAATTGAAGAATCAATTGTCAATAAACGTTCGAGaattaaggaagaaaaaaggtaATTGAATTCGAGAAACCCTAGCTAGTAAGAAACGAAACcctaaagcaaaaaaaaattgatacctTGGTGGCGAGTTGCTTCCTAGGAGCCTTCCCACCGGTGGATTTGCGAGCGGTTTGCTTGGTACGAGCCATGAAAGACGATTGAGAGAGAAAATTGATTCTGCAAGGTGCGAAAGAATAATGTTGTGCGATGTGGAAAAGAGGGAATAGTTTAATTGGGTATTTATATGGGCGTGTAATACGAGGGGTTAGGTCGGTTTAATTGGGGGATAAGAGACCGTGGACTTTGAGTACTTCAACGGTAATTAGGATTTGATAATTTGATCTTAATCCGTGCGCTTCTTTCTGATTGGTCAGTTTGAGAAAGTCAGGATTTCCAGCGTGGACGATTGTGTTTCTTTCGTTCCGGGTGAAACCCCAACTCAGtctacatcattttttttttcgtttttctaattttagtcaAGCCTGAATTTATTTGGactacacataaaaaaaatcaaaatcttaaatagatcaaaattaaataaattaaaatagaaaataaatatatttaaaaaaacgttgactttaattcaaaaataaaataatatttgagtcATTTGATACTTCATCCTTAGTGTTTCCTCATCTTTTTAGTCCAAATTCTTATAGATAAAACATAAATGACAGATGTTTGGGGTATCATCATTTTTGCTGGGGCACCAGCAACGTGGGTGAAAGGACGAAGATACCTTTCACCCTTTAATATAAAATCGATACAATGACTTGTTCGTTCGAATTACTCTTCATTTTCAATTCATCTTTCTCCGAGAGAAAGTTTATTCTTTCgagaatcttcttcttcttctcacttCATTTACGATAATTTGCGGCCTCTTCTCACTTCATTTCCACTGTCAGTTGCGGTGTCTTCTTCGTCGTCGGTGTTGCGACTTCTTCCTCGCTGTTGCGGCCTCTTCTTCTCCCGTCTTCGAGATTAGTGAATCTTCTTCCTCTCGTGGTGCTTGTTCTTCCTTGCCATTAGAAATTGTGTATTGGGTATTGTTTTGTGTTTTGGTTTGCATTGGTGTtgcttgtgtttgtgtgtttgtgtattGTTGTATGTACTGTTCTTCCTACCTGTCATGCTTCTCAActcatggtttttttttttgtgaaaaagacATATGGATTATTAATTCATAtaggtttttctaaaaaaaatattttttctgttaGTGAAAAGCCATACGGATTGGTAATccttatgagtttttttttaaatatttgatttttattagaaaaaaaataggaaaaacaaaaaatatttatattgattttagtttgtttattattgattttataaatgatttgtttattatttagtttatctAAGAAATGTTACTAGGATTAGATTACAATTTAGattagattatattatatttttaaaacaaacattagatttgagaaagaaaaattagattAGATACATGAAAATGTTACTAtaacaaaaatactaaaatattattttgtcaaatatatTTCAGAATGTCACGCTCTCGTTTGTCGTCATCACGTTGGACTAACCTCAACGAGGAACTGGAGTAGGTTCTTGTGAATGTGTCCATTAAGAATTAACATATAGTTACTTGAATGTTAATTCTGTTGATGGCTTAAATGCCTTTTAATTGCTTGATTGTTAATTATGTCAGAATTAACAATTGAAGAGCACGAAGAATGGAGGGAAATGATAAACATGATGCAAAATGTCGTGACTCCATTAGAGGATTTTTTCCAGACTGTTCACGTCAGggaccaaatcatgtttatttttatttaactaacatttgaattttctgTTATTTCATGTAACTAACCAACCTTATTTTGTGATATCACATGTATATTTTCGGTAAAGTTAGTAATGTATATGTTGTCAAGTGGAAGGACGTACTTGACGGTGTATGACATTTGGTTGACAAAGACGAAACTTATCATAATGTTGTCTACAACAAAGATTTGGACCAACCAACCATTGTAGCAGAGTGAACAACACTAAGAGATTTTTACCATCTGACCGGAGATCATCTAGTATCCTCAATTCATTATGGTAATAATGCATTTTTTCTTACCACATTCAAAACCAGTTGTCTACCTAGATCATTTCCAAGATGACACTTTTTATACCATCAAATGTCAGATTCTGTCACCTTCAAGGTTTATCTCACTCAGCAGAAAGTAACCTGTAACAGTCTGGTAAGCAACTTTCTAATTTAGTAGTGAGCaactcaacatttttttatttttcaagttttaaatttcataacataAATGGCTaacataacatttatttatttgtgagGATGTTCCAAGTAGcatgtattattttcttaaagacaAAGATTGGACTCATTGACACTTGGAGGACGTTGCAGAATGCTGGCTCGTGTTCAATCATTGAAGGAAAACACTCAAAATTGGAGTTAGATGGAAACATTTTTGCGAGACGTTGTCGTTGACCGCTGACatgaaaatagtttttgaaTTCATTGATCCAAATGTTAACCGTGTGCTTTATTGGCCGTGTTTATGAACAATTTAGgattttgaacattttaattattatgaacattttaattacttatgaacaatttatttatataatagttgttttataataattgttttatcaTGTGTTGATTCTAAATTTGTTGCAATAatgttcttatatataatagttGTTTTGTCATGTATAATATTATCccattgttttgaaaaaaattggtcatgttttgaaaaaaattattttttattaatgactaAATGAATTTTCCTATCATTGTTAAATTTAACCAATaagtgaattaaaattaatcatgttttgttttagcattgtaaaatttataaataaaaaaattctaatcgGTATCACAAAAAAGTGGctgatattaagaaaaaaaatttgacgTACGTACGGATCAGCAATCCGTATGGCCCGCCAATCCGTATGTACGTCAAATCTTTCTTTGCACTCTAACAACGGAAATTGACAAAAATTCATCGTATACTATTCACAAACGCATGTACACAACCGGAGACCAAACCGCCCTTAACGATAACAACTTACACTAGGTCACGAAAATTTTGCGGAAAATAAATGGCACCgcagaaatgaaaaattaaacctGTTATTTACAATCGAAAATACCATAAGGGTATTTTAGGCATTTTCTTAATTTGCTGGGTGCCCCCAAGCAATTTCCAACATAAATCGGGCTAGTGGCCGAATTAAACAAGCCTAACAATTCGTGGCGTGGTTTCAAAGTTGCAAATAATCACGTTTTACTATCCATCAGCGAGCCCTATCCCGTCCTATAAAGCGAAGCTTCTTCCTTCTGATCCTGTAAAACCCTAGTTTACAATTGCCGTTCCTCTCTTCTTCATTATTAGTGTTTtcgctcaatcattttgtttttgtctatATGCTTTCAGCTTAATATGCCAAATGATGAATCTTTCGAAATTGTTGAGAACTCAAACTTCGATTTGAGTGCAATGAATATCATTTCATTGAATAGGAAGATCTGATGCTGCTTAGTCACATTCTCA
Proteins encoded in this window:
- the LOC114384336 gene encoding histone H3.3, with the protein product MARTKQTARKSTGGKAPRKQLATKAARKSAPTTGGVKKPHRYRPGTVALREIRKYQKSTELLIRKLPFQRLVREIAQDFKTDLRFQSHAVLALQEAAEAYLVGLFEDTNLCAIHAKRVTIMPKDIQLARRIRGERA